From Macaca mulatta isolate MMU2019108-1 chromosome 1, T2T-MMU8v2.0, whole genome shotgun sequence, the proteins below share one genomic window:
- the MRPL9 gene encoding large ribosomal subunit protein bL9m (The RefSeq protein has 1 substitution compared to this genomic sequence): MAALVVTAPGRALLRAGTERLLRGGIQELLRPRHEGNSPGLARDFSLSQNRGTVIVERWWKVPLAGEGRKPRLHRRHRVYKLVEDTKHRPKENLELILTQSVENIGVRGDLVSVRKSLGRNGLLPQGLAVYASPENKKLFEEEKSLRQEGKLEKLQTKAGEATVKFLKSCRLEVGMKNNVKWELNPEIVARHFFKNLGVVVAPHTLKLPEEPITRWGEYWCEVTVNGLDTIRVPMSVVNFEKPKTKRYKYWLAQQAAKSMGPTSPQI; this comes from the exons ATGGCGGCGCTCGTGGTCACGGCTCCGGGCAGAACTCTGCTACGGGCGGGCACTGAGCGGCTGCTGCGGGGAGGTATCCAGGAGCTACTGCGGCCGCGACATGAAGGGAACTCCCCTGGCCTGGCGCGCGACTTCAGCCTCTCTCAAAATCGG GGCACGGTCATCGTGGAGCGCTGGTGGAAGGTACCGCTGGCCGGGGAGGGCCGGAAGCCGCGCCTGCACCGGCGACATCGCGTCTATAAGCTGGTGGAGGACACGAAGCATCGGCCCAAGGAAAACCTGGAGCTCATCCTCACGCAGTCGGTGGAGA ATATTGGAGTCCGGGGTGACCTGGTGTCAGTGAGGAAATCTTTGGGCCGGAATGGACTCCTTCCTCAGGGACTGGCTGTATATGCATCCCCTGAAAACAAGAAGCTGTTTGAAGAGGAGAAATCG CTGAGACAAGAAGGAAAATTAGAGAAGCTCCAGACCAAGGCAGGTGAAGCG ACAGTGAAATTTCTAAAAAGCTGTCGCCTGGAGGTAGGAATGAAGAACAATGTCAAATGGGAGCTGAACCCTGAAATAGTTGCCCGCCACTTCTTCAAGAAT cttggTGTTGTGGTTGCCCCACATACATTAAAGTTACCAGAAGAGCCTATCACACGGTGGGGCGAGTATTGGTGTGAGGTGACG GTAAATGGGCTTGATACTATAAGAGTGCCTATGTCTGTGGTGAACTTTGAGAAGCCCAAGACCAAAAGGTATAAGTACTGGTTAGCTCAGCAAGCTGCCAAGAGCATGGGCCCCACCAGCCCCCAGATCTAA
- the MRPL9 gene encoding large ribosomal subunit protein bL9m isoform X1, whose translation MAALVVTAPGRTLLRAGTERLLRGGIQELLRPRHEGNSPGLARDFSLSQNRGTVIVERWWKVPLAGEGRKPRLHRRHRVYKLVEDTKHRPKENLELILTQSVENIGVRGDLVSVRKSLGRNGLLPQGLAVYASPENKKLFEEEKSLRQEGKLEKLQTKAGEALGVVVAPHTLKLPEEPITRWGEYWCEVTVNGLDTIRVPMSVVNFEKPKTKRYKYWLAQQAAKSMGPTSPQI comes from the exons ATGGCGGCGCTCGTGGTCACGGCTCCGGGCAGAACTCTGCTACGGGCGGGCACTGAGCGGCTGCTGCGGGGAGGTATCCAGGAGCTACTGCGGCCGCGACATGAAGGGAACTCCCCTGGCCTGGCGCGCGACTTCAGCCTCTCTCAAAATCGG GGCACGGTCATCGTGGAGCGCTGGTGGAAGGTACCGCTGGCCGGGGAGGGCCGGAAGCCGCGCCTGCACCGGCGACATCGCGTCTATAAGCTGGTGGAGGACACGAAGCATCGGCCCAAGGAAAACCTGGAGCTCATCCTCACGCAGTCGGTGGAGA ATATTGGAGTCCGGGGTGACCTGGTGTCAGTGAGGAAATCTTTGGGCCGGAATGGACTCCTTCCTCAGGGACTGGCTGTATATGCATCCCCTGAAAACAAGAAGCTGTTTGAAGAGGAGAAATCG CTGAGACAAGAAGGAAAATTAGAGAAGCTCCAGACCAAGGCAGGTGAAGCG cttggTGTTGTGGTTGCCCCACATACATTAAAGTTACCAGAAGAGCCTATCACACGGTGGGGCGAGTATTGGTGTGAGGTGACG GTAAATGGGCTTGATACTATAAGAGTGCCTATGTCTGTGGTGAACTTTGAGAAGCCCAAGACCAAAAGGTATAAGTACTGGTTAGCTCAGCAAGCTGCCAAGAGCATGGGCCCCACCAGCCCCCAGATCTAA